A part of Acidisarcina sp. genomic DNA contains:
- a CDS encoding VacB/RNase II family 3'-5' exoribonuclease — MTDRELIHRIQRSAGQRAGYKQLVREMGLGGGRERRLLLEHLARLTASGQLIKLDREQWGLPREVTTRENLAAGKLDLHRDGYGFVRPEVRQASGNEDIFIPPNEINGAMQGDQVLVEVAPPKQDGRRMGRIVRILSRKNPTVVGIFHYGGGFSETRRGSFRGSYEPRVPGNYVTPFDDRMTQPILIAPGDEIMATAPADTPNRVLGKEAHLLLEEEEGDLEGLVVDVEITDWPTLSKPPRGRVIEVLGERDAFGVDVEIMIRKHHLPHVFPANVLAEAKAVAHLDVAEIARRRDFRELPIVTIDGETARDFDDAVLVTERNDGGYELQVHIADVSEYVREGTDLDLEARLRGTSVYFPDRAVPMLPQELSTDICSLRPNEDRLVLSCLMQIDAQGEVESYEVCKGVIRSAQRMTYTQVHAILEGDHAVRAQFALLVEDFERMKTLALLLNQKRQRRGSIDFDLPEPIIEFDQFGAMKSIVRAERNWAHRLIEEFMLSANECVASWLEDLGVPSIYRIHEKPEPRRVVEFEDVAAGFGYSLGFGALPVKRVQMKSDRRQQHGRGKNPRMHEIPEDIPVTPRMYQKLAMKIAGTPEERIVSYLMLRSLKQARYSEKNEGHFALAAPTYTHFTSPIRRYPDLIVHRIVKAVLTGVEGHGSMEKKRAWSPWTHPNEGAAPRPHARPRESFVFAHNPPIPEPELAAIAQECSQTERRADDAERELVEWKKIKFMQDRVGEDFHAMILNATKYGLFVELDDLFIEGLVPIDTLAGDRFTYNENTRQILGDRSGRRYSAGDRVRVVLDRVNAVERKLQFALLEEGGGAGSAKPSRGGKAKAKPKRKSRNEKRRSPSARGSVNRKGKPEGKRPKRRKG, encoded by the coding sequence ATGACCGATCGTGAACTGATTCACCGAATCCAGCGATCCGCAGGCCAACGCGCGGGTTACAAACAACTTGTACGGGAGATGGGGCTGGGCGGTGGCCGGGAACGGCGCCTGCTGCTGGAGCATCTGGCCCGTCTGACGGCCAGCGGACAATTAATAAAGCTTGATCGCGAACAGTGGGGCCTTCCCCGCGAGGTGACGACGCGGGAAAACCTGGCCGCCGGGAAGCTCGATCTGCATCGCGACGGTTACGGCTTCGTTCGGCCGGAGGTCAGGCAGGCCAGCGGCAACGAGGATATCTTCATTCCTCCGAATGAGATCAACGGAGCCATGCAAGGGGACCAGGTGCTGGTTGAGGTCGCTCCCCCGAAGCAGGATGGCCGCCGCATGGGGCGCATTGTCCGCATCCTCAGCCGCAAAAACCCAACCGTGGTCGGAATTTTCCACTATGGCGGAGGTTTCTCCGAGACGCGGCGCGGCTCCTTTCGCGGAAGCTATGAGCCGCGTGTTCCCGGCAACTACGTCACGCCCTTCGACGACCGGATGACGCAGCCCATCCTGATCGCGCCTGGCGACGAAATTATGGCAACAGCACCGGCGGATACGCCGAATCGCGTGCTGGGAAAAGAAGCGCATCTGCTGCTGGAGGAAGAGGAGGGCGATCTTGAGGGGCTGGTGGTCGACGTCGAGATCACGGACTGGCCTACTCTCTCGAAGCCTCCGCGCGGACGCGTGATCGAGGTGCTGGGCGAGCGGGATGCCTTTGGCGTCGACGTCGAAATCATGATCCGCAAGCATCATCTGCCGCACGTGTTCCCGGCAAATGTGCTGGCAGAGGCGAAAGCTGTTGCTCATCTCGATGTGGCAGAGATAGCGCGGCGCCGCGATTTTCGCGAGCTTCCCATCGTCACCATCGATGGCGAGACTGCACGCGACTTCGACGACGCTGTGCTTGTGACGGAACGTAACGATGGCGGTTACGAATTACAGGTGCACATCGCGGATGTCTCCGAATACGTGCGGGAGGGGACTGATCTGGATCTTGAGGCCCGTCTGCGTGGCACCTCCGTGTACTTCCCGGATCGCGCAGTCCCTATGCTGCCGCAGGAGCTGTCTACCGATATCTGCAGCCTGCGCCCCAATGAAGACCGGCTGGTGCTCTCCTGCCTGATGCAGATCGATGCGCAGGGCGAAGTCGAGAGCTACGAAGTCTGTAAAGGAGTCATTCGTTCTGCGCAGCGCATGACTTATACGCAGGTGCACGCGATTCTCGAGGGTGATCATGCCGTGCGCGCGCAGTTTGCTCTGCTGGTCGAGGACTTCGAACGCATGAAGACCCTGGCTCTGCTGCTCAATCAAAAGCGGCAGCGGCGCGGTTCGATTGACTTCGATCTGCCGGAGCCAATCATTGAATTTGATCAGTTTGGCGCGATGAAGAGCATTGTCCGTGCCGAGCGCAACTGGGCTCACCGCTTGATCGAGGAGTTCATGCTATCCGCCAATGAGTGTGTTGCAAGCTGGCTGGAAGATCTCGGTGTGCCGTCGATCTATCGTATTCACGAGAAGCCGGAGCCGCGGCGCGTGGTGGAGTTTGAAGACGTCGCGGCGGGCTTTGGTTACTCGCTCGGCTTCGGCGCACTGCCCGTCAAGCGAGTTCAGATGAAGTCCGATCGCCGCCAGCAGCACGGGCGAGGAAAGAATCCGCGTATGCATGAGATTCCCGAAGACATTCCGGTAACCCCGCGGATGTATCAGAAGCTGGCGATGAAGATAGCAGGCACTCCGGAGGAACGCATCGTCTCCTACCTGATGCTTCGCTCGCTCAAGCAGGCTCGCTATAGCGAGAAGAACGAAGGTCACTTCGCGCTGGCTGCCCCAACGTATACGCACTTTACCTCGCCGATTCGCCGCTATCCTGACCTGATCGTGCATCGCATCGTCAAGGCCGTTCTTACCGGCGTGGAAGGCCACGGCAGCATGGAGAAGAAACGCGCGTGGAGTCCATGGACCCATCCCAACGAAGGCGCTGCGCCGCGTCCCCACGCCAGGCCGCGGGAGAGTTTTGTCTTCGCGCACAATCCTCCGATTCCGGAGCCGGAGCTTGCGGCCATCGCGCAGGAGTGCAGCCAGACCGAACGCCGCGCCGATGACGCCGAGCGTGAGTTGGTGGAGTGGAAGAAGATCAAGTTCATGCAGGATCGCGTGGGCGAAGACTTCCACGCCATGATCCTCAACGCGACCAAGTACGGATTGTTCGTCGAGCTGGATGATTTGTTCATCGAGGGCCTGGTGCCCATCGACACGCTGGCCGGCGATCGCTTTACGTATAACGAGAACACGCGCCAGATTCTTGGTGACCGCAGTGGGCGGCGTTATTCGGCTGGGGATCGCGTACGCGTCGTGCTCGACCGTGTAAATGCAGTCGAGCGCAAACTGCAGTTCGCATTGCTTGAAGAGGGCGGAGGTGCAGGTTCCGCCAAGCCCAGCCGTGGCGGAAAAGCCAAGGCCAAGCCGAAGCGCAAGTCGCGGAATGAAAAGCGCCGCTCGCCATCGGCGCGGGGCAGCGTGAATCGCAAGGGAAAGCCCGAGGGCAAGAGGCCCAAACGGCGCAAGGGATAG
- a CDS encoding polymer-forming cytoskeletal protein, with amino-acid sequence MWKPNQSGNSSQPPSTEPVRPAVPPTPTYEAPSVRTPAAAPAAADQATIGKSLVVKGEVTGSESLYIDGKVDGTINLPGNRVTVGRNGQVTANITAREIVVLGKVRGNVNASDRVDIRSEGSLSGDVIAQRISIEDGAFFKGGIDIRKPGAPEKAAANASAPAAEPVKVL; translated from the coding sequence ATGTGGAAACCGAACCAATCCGGCAATTCTTCCCAGCCACCGAGCACTGAGCCAGTACGCCCGGCTGTGCCACCAACACCCACGTATGAGGCACCCAGCGTCCGCACGCCCGCCGCTGCGCCAGCCGCTGCCGACCAGGCTACGATCGGCAAGAGCCTGGTGGTTAAAGGCGAGGTAACCGGCTCGGAGTCGCTGTATATCGACGGGAAGGTGGACGGCACCATCAATTTGCCCGGCAATCGCGTTACGGTTGGCCGAAATGGCCAGGTAACCGCCAACATCACTGCCCGGGAGATTGTGGTTCTTGGGAAAGTGCGGGGCAACGTGAATGCCTCCGACCGCGTGGACATCCGCAGTGAGGGATCCCTCTCTGGCGACGTCATTGCGCAACGAATCAGCATCGAGGATGGCGCCTTCTTCAAGGGCGGCATTGATATTCGCAAGCCCGGTGCACCAGAGAAGGCCGCGGCAAACGCCTCCGCCCCAGCAGCAGAACCCGTCAAGGTCCTGTAA
- the murJ gene encoding murein biosynthesis integral membrane protein MurJ, whose product MDTISQRESGSRASALAVAAGILLSRLVGLVRERVFAHYFGNSDAADAFRAAFRIPNFLQNLFGEGVLSASFIPVYARLNAEQRHEESSQLAEAVFALLFFVTSLLVVAGVFATPWLIDLIAPGFHGEKRLLTIRLVQILFPGAALLVLSAWCLGILNSHRRFFLSYAAPVIWNVAIIAAFFWQGGRQSQNRLAVIIALASVVGSGLQFLIQLPTVLRFLWPLRLQLKFASEHVRTVAKNFFPVFLSRGVVQISAYIDSWLASFLGTGAVSALGYAQTLYTLPVSLFGMAVSAAELPAMSSTLGTEDEIAATLRQRLALGLQQIAFFVVPSAAAFLLLGDVVVATIYRSGHFSGADVVFVWGVLAGSGVGLLASTSGRLYSSAFYALRNTRTPLNFAMVRVALTLGLGYFFALPLPRLLHIDQHWGTAGLTLSAGIAGWLEFLLLRRALHKNIGKVPYSGSRIARLWIAAVLAAGVGYGIKRVLPFHSALLIGPCVLVPFGLVYLAVTHLLGISMPGTLSRILRRR is encoded by the coding sequence TTGGACACAATTTCTCAGCGAGAATCCGGCAGCAGGGCATCTGCGCTTGCCGTGGCTGCGGGCATTCTGCTCAGCCGCCTGGTGGGACTGGTACGCGAGCGCGTCTTTGCCCATTACTTCGGCAACTCCGATGCCGCCGATGCCTTCCGCGCTGCTTTCCGCATTCCTAATTTTCTGCAGAACCTTTTTGGCGAGGGTGTCCTTTCGGCGTCGTTCATCCCGGTGTATGCGCGATTGAACGCGGAGCAGCGGCACGAAGAATCCTCGCAACTGGCCGAGGCCGTGTTTGCACTGCTCTTCTTCGTGACCTCGCTGCTGGTTGTCGCGGGAGTCTTTGCCACTCCCTGGCTCATCGACCTGATCGCTCCCGGCTTCCACGGGGAGAAGCGGTTGCTGACGATCCGGCTGGTCCAGATCCTCTTTCCCGGGGCGGCGCTGCTGGTTCTCTCCGCGTGGTGCCTGGGAATCCTCAACAGCCATCGCAGATTCTTTCTTTCGTACGCGGCTCCCGTCATCTGGAACGTTGCCATCATCGCGGCCTTCTTCTGGCAGGGAGGGCGTCAGTCCCAGAATCGCCTGGCGGTGATCATCGCTCTGGCCTCGGTCGTGGGCAGCGGATTGCAGTTTCTGATTCAGTTGCCGACCGTGCTGCGATTTCTGTGGCCGCTTCGCCTGCAACTCAAGTTCGCGTCAGAGCATGTGCGTACCGTAGCCAAAAACTTCTTTCCCGTCTTCCTCAGCCGCGGAGTGGTACAGATCAGCGCCTACATCGATTCCTGGCTTGCCAGCTTCCTGGGTACGGGAGCCGTGTCGGCGCTGGGCTACGCGCAGACGCTGTATACCCTGCCCGTAAGTCTCTTCGGCATGGCCGTCTCCGCTGCTGAGTTGCCAGCCATGTCCAGCACTCTGGGCACGGAGGACGAGATTGCGGCCACTCTGCGCCAGCGGCTTGCCCTGGGCCTGCAGCAAATTGCTTTCTTCGTGGTTCCTTCGGCTGCCGCCTTCCTCTTGCTGGGAGATGTGGTGGTGGCGACCATCTATCGCTCCGGCCACTTCAGCGGGGCAGACGTGGTCTTCGTGTGGGGCGTGCTTGCTGGTTCCGGCGTGGGGCTGTTGGCCAGCACCTCCGGACGCCTGTACTCCTCGGCATTCTATGCGCTGCGGAATACGCGTACGCCGCTCAACTTTGCCATGGTGCGGGTGGCGCTCACGCTGGGCCTGGGATATTTCTTTGCGCTGCCCTTGCCGCGACTGCTGCATATCGACCAGCATTGGGGTACTGCTGGGCTGACTCTATCTGCGGGGATTGCCGGCTGGCTGGAGTTTCTTCTGCTGCGCCGGGCACTGCACAAGAACATCGGCAAGGTGCCCTACTCCGGCAGTCGCATCGCGCGGCTGTGGATCGCGGCGGTTCTGGCCGCAGGGGTGGGATATGGCATCAAACGCGTGCTGCCCTTCCACTCCGCTTTGCTGATTGGGCCATGCGTTCTCGTCCCCTTTGGACTGGTCTATCTTGCGGTTACCCATCTCCTGGGCATTTCCATGCCTGGGACACTCTCCCGCATTCTGCGCCGCCGATAG
- a CDS encoding prolyl oligopeptidase family serine peptidase, translating into MQRGPWMSALAWLGTVLLSTTLLSTSASSQNASSTIHSGDGRLLPAPPSTRIEQVSDSYSGMTILDSYRWLENATSPETRAWITAQNAYTASYLSQVAIRPAILRQLTSLQRTDTYSVPRKRAGGYYYQKRLAGENQASIYVRRGAAAKEERLVDATRLSPDQNTSVDILDVSRDGNLLVYGVRVGGADEEQVRVLDVRTRKDYADRLPAARYFGVQLSPEGNGLYYARFEHQATTVYFHVFGNNADTRLVGGAYRGEALGEMDLVRVTVTDDGHYLILTLSHGVPARREDILLKDLRQPGSPILPLVFGVEARFQPMEMDGHFYVQTDFEAPKGRIVELTPGEKPAAWRTIVPEGKDVIENSSLVGGKLFVSRLHDVRLETSIYARNGRRIGSIPYPGIGAGSAVHGGSHDREGFYSFESFNLPPTIYRYNTVTGKSSIFARTVVPFPSQKYEVRQVFYTSKDGTRVPMFVAGKRGWKLDGKARVLMTAYGGFNVSLTPAWNPEYAWWMAQGGLFAQPNLRGGGEYGEGWHQAGMFDKKQNVFDDFFAAAEYLIANHYTTARQLAIRGRSNGGLLMGAALTQRPELFGAIWCGYPLLDMLRYQDFLFGRLWTTEYGSAENASDFRYLLAYSPYQNVRPSSQYPAVMFFSGDSDTRVDPLHARKMTALVQAASRSGRPVLLHYSLKGGHSSGVSLQQLVEDQADELAFLWTETAKP; encoded by the coding sequence ATGCAACGGGGACCATGGATGTCCGCTCTGGCATGGCTGGGCACGGTATTGTTGAGCACAACATTGCTGAGCACGTCGGCATCTTCGCAGAACGCCTCCTCCACCATCCACAGCGGCGACGGAAGATTGCTTCCCGCCCCACCCTCGACTCGCATCGAGCAGGTGAGCGACAGCTACAGCGGCATGACCATCCTCGACTCCTACCGCTGGCTGGAGAACGCCACCAGCCCTGAGACGCGGGCCTGGATTACAGCACAGAACGCCTACACCGCTTCCTATCTGTCGCAGGTGGCGATACGGCCCGCGATCCTGCGCCAACTCACCAGCCTGCAGCGGACGGATACCTACTCCGTGCCGCGCAAGCGCGCTGGAGGCTACTACTACCAGAAACGGCTCGCAGGCGAGAATCAGGCGTCCATCTATGTCCGCAGAGGCGCTGCCGCAAAAGAAGAGCGGCTGGTGGACGCGACCCGCTTGAGCCCCGACCAGAATACTTCGGTGGACATCCTAGATGTTTCGCGGGATGGCAATTTACTGGTCTACGGAGTGCGTGTTGGCGGTGCGGATGAGGAGCAGGTGCGGGTTCTTGATGTCCGAACCCGCAAGGACTACGCCGACCGACTGCCCGCCGCGCGCTACTTCGGCGTGCAGCTTAGCCCCGAGGGCAACGGGCTCTACTATGCGCGCTTTGAGCATCAAGCCACGACGGTGTACTTCCACGTCTTCGGCAACAATGCGGATACACGGCTCGTAGGCGGCGCGTACCGTGGCGAAGCGCTTGGCGAAATGGACCTGGTGCGGGTGACCGTGACCGACGACGGACACTACCTAATCCTCACGCTTTCTCACGGCGTGCCCGCCCGGCGCGAAGACATTCTGCTCAAGGACCTTCGTCAGCCCGGCTCTCCGATTCTTCCCCTGGTATTTGGCGTGGAAGCCCGTTTTCAGCCCATGGAGATGGACGGCCACTTCTATGTGCAGACCGACTTCGAGGCGCCCAAAGGACGCATCGTTGAACTCACGCCCGGCGAGAAGCCGGCAGCATGGAGAACCATCGTTCCCGAAGGCAAGGATGTGATCGAGAACTCCAGCCTGGTGGGAGGAAAGCTGTTTGTCTCGCGGCTCCATGACGTTCGCCTGGAGACCTCGATCTATGCGCGAAATGGCAGACGCATCGGTTCGATTCCCTACCCGGGCATCGGCGCGGGGTCTGCGGTTCACGGTGGCTCCCACGATCGCGAGGGCTTCTACTCCTTCGAATCCTTCAATCTGCCGCCGACCATCTACCGCTACAACACGGTGACCGGGAAAAGCAGCATCTTCGCCCGCACCGTGGTTCCCTTCCCTTCGCAAAAATATGAGGTCCGGCAGGTCTTTTACACGTCGAAGGATGGGACGCGGGTTCCGATGTTTGTCGCGGGAAAGAGAGGCTGGAAGCTCGACGGGAAAGCTCGAGTCCTGATGACGGCCTATGGCGGCTTTAACGTCAGCCTGACTCCGGCATGGAACCCGGAGTATGCCTGGTGGATGGCACAGGGAGGACTCTTTGCGCAGCCGAATCTCAGGGGCGGCGGCGAATATGGAGAGGGCTGGCATCAGGCCGGTATGTTCGATAAAAAGCAAAATGTCTTCGACGACTTTTTTGCCGCTGCCGAATACCTGATTGCCAACCACTACACGACTGCGCGGCAATTGGCAATCCGGGGACGCTCGAACGGCGGACTGCTGATGGGTGCTGCGCTGACCCAGCGGCCCGAACTGTTTGGAGCCATCTGGTGCGGCTATCCGCTGCTGGACATGCTGCGCTACCAGGACTTCCTCTTCGGCCGGCTTTGGACGACGGAATACGGGTCGGCAGAGAACGCGAGCGACTTCCGCTATCTTCTTGCCTATTCTCCTTACCAGAATGTCAGGCCCTCCAGCCAATATCCCGCCGTCATGTTCTTCTCCGGGGATTCCGATACAAGGGTTGATCCGCTGCATGCGCGCAAGATGACGGCGCTGGTGCAAGCTGCCAGCCGGAGCGGAAGGCCGGTACTGTTGCACTACAGCCTGAAGGGCGGCCACAGCAGCGGCGTCTCTCTGCAGCAACTGGTCGAGGACCAGGCTGACGAATTAGCCTTCCTCTGGACGGAGACAGCGAAGCCGTAG